The Macaca fascicularis isolate 582-1 chromosome 13, T2T-MFA8v1.1 sequence gtaacttaattacttaattttatttttttaaagcttgttGCGGTCTAATGAGAAGTATTTTTCAGTGCATAATGTTTTTCCGAGCTTCTGTTAATGCCATCCCAATGTAGTTTTGTTgaacagaaaccaaaataaatttcagaatgTTAAAGCAATggatttaatacattattttattttattttattttaattttattttattttttttgagatagagtcttgctctgtcaccagcctggagtgcagtggtgcgatcttggctcactgcaacctccacctcccaggttcaagcgattctcctaactcagcctcctgagtagctgggactacaggtgtgcaccaccacgcccaggtaatttttgtatttttagtgaagacgcagtttcaccatgttggccaggattggtCTCAATCTcttcctcgtgatccgcccacctcggcctcccaaagtgctgggattacaggcatgagccacggcacccggtcAATAAATTTATGAATATTACATTAAGATGAACTACAATAAGACCTTTGGCATGTCAGTTTAACATAAGTGAAAGGTCCTTTTTATGCCTTTTGAGccttccttcaccttccatccAACACACACGGTACCAGTAAATTACAGATGCCATTTCTGAGCTTTGCACACTTTCTCTGGCTTTCCATGTTCTGCTCCTGACCAACTCTCCTACCACCTGACTCCTCCCAGCCTGGCTGCCTCTGTTGCTTTCAGTAGCTGGGCCATTGCTGGGAACACTCTGTTGCCTCCCTGTGCTGTCCCCTGCTGTGCCGTTGTCTGGAATGCCTTGCAGCCTGCCTCAACACAATAAGGTAATCTTCTAACCAGTCCATGACCTGACTCCTGATGTCACCCTTCCCTGCGTCACCCTTCCCCACATATTTGGAGGATGAGGCTTGATTGAGGCTCAGGTACTGAGCTCCCTGAAGGTGCCTTGATGCTGGCACATCGAGAACCAGATGCCACCCCGATCATAAGGAAGGCAGACCCAGGACTTCCATATGAACTGGATATGATCATCTGACGTGCCCCCTAATAACTGATGGATCCCGCTGTTACTCCAAAGCTCCAGACCACACCGGCCCAGACACAGGCATTTCCCGTGCCCTGAAGAGCCACTGAACCCAGAACAAAAGAGATCTAGAGCTCTCCAAACCTATGGAATGGCAACCAAAACAATGCCCAGGTTTTGAGTTAAGCCTCATTGGTCTCCCTTCTCCCTCAACAGTGTAGAACTGTGCAGCACAGCACTAAGTGAATGAGAGCAGAAGCCTCAGGACAGAACTGAACCCACCAGCTTGAGCTGACAACACTGCCAGGCATTCTATCCACCGATGGAATTTTCTCTGATCACTGAGTGAGGAGGTATGGGTGAGCGATGCAGAGCGCTGCCTGTCATGAGACATCAAGCTATCCAAGTCAATATCCTGTTAGTAGGGACGGGATGTTATAAAAGGCATAATGATCTCACCTGCCGCAGCTGGAAGCAATGATTCCATTGCCCCAGATTCGGAATTGTGATTTAAACTAGGCCTCTCTTCAGGAATCAGAACCAAATTAGAGTGCCTTATATGTGCAAGGAACTAATGCAGAAAGACATGGGTTAAGTCAAGGGAGATGCCCCAGCCATTGGGCAGATTCCTCTGACTCCTCCCTGATGGAActaattcttcttcttctgtgcCTGGATCCTAGAGCCAAGATCCTTAAGGTCTGAGTACAAGTTCCGCTTCAGGATGGCACTGCTGCACAGCAGGGCACCTTGCAGGGCCCCGACCAGCCCACAGGTGAAGATATCCTGGCCTAGGAGGCAAGAGCAGAGGCCCCTGAGCGTGACCCAGGCAGGCCCAGGGGAGGGTGGGGCCCTGGTGCTCTTCCCTCCACATGAGGGCCACCCAGAGCTGGCTCCAATCAGGACCAGGGCCACAGCCTGCCCAGGCAGCCCTGCTCAGGGGATGAGAAGCTGCAGGGGACAGCAGGGCCTGAGGACAGGAAGAGAGGACATTGGGCGACAGGGGCCCAGGGTCTCAGGTCCTGACAACATGGGGCAGTGAGTATACCTGTCAGGTAGAGGTTGGGGATGGGGCTCTGGGCCCTCAAGGAGGCCATCACACGGGGGTGCAGGCGGCCCAGGTCATGGTCAGCCCCGTAGCAGGCACCTCGGGGAGCAGCCAGATAGAACTGGTTGGTGAGTGGGGATCCTGCAGTCACACTCTCCACCTGAGGGCACAAAGGGTGGGGCGGGCACGTGAGATCCTGGCTCCCCTCCCTCTTCCACTGTCTCCCATTTGCTGACTGTGGGTATGGGTGCCCTGTCCTTCCCTGGGGCTCATGTCGTGGGGCCCAATTCCCCTGTCTTTGCAAGGAAAGGGCAGAAATGGCACCATGAGGTCTGTCACCACCCCAAATATTTTACCCCCTACCTTCCCTTCCAGCTGTGGGAACAGTTTCATGACCACTGACATAGAGGCTTCCACAAAGGAGTTTTTGAAGGTCTCATAGTCACTGCCCCACTTTCCCTTCAGCTCCGCCTGCCACTCTTCAAACCACTCGTAGGCGCTGGGTATGAGCATGATCATGCTGGACCGGTCTGGGGGTCAGAGCTGATATTAGTACTGCCcggcccctccctccagcccctcacCCGGGACCCGCAGCCCCACCTGGGAATCGGTCCTCCCAGGTCGGATCCTTGGCTGATGGGAAAGCGATGAACAGAAGAGGGATGTGTTCCACAGCCTCTTCCCTGGGCATGGAGACGTAGCGCTCCATCCTGCGTGTGACAGGAGTGTGGTGCGATCTCCAGGCTTTTGTCCTCAAAACCTCAGAACCACTGCAAGGACTGCTCAGCCCTAGGGACTCCCCACTGAAGCTGAGCCACAGCCTTGAGGTGACAAACTTCCAGGAGCAAATTAGATATTGCCCATTTCCTCCCATTCCATATCCTCTGCTCATTCTCTGAGTCAAGCAGGGAGGCACAGGCCACAcgcatacacaccacacacagacacgtgTGTCTTACGCCTGGTCCATGTCCGTGTCATGGTAAACATAGTAGTTGGTGGATGGCAGATGCAGGTCCTCCTTGGTGCCTCGCAGGCAGATGAAAACAGACATCATGCCTAAGCCAGGCCGAACCATCCCCAGCTGCTGCTTCACACCTGCCAAGGGGAGTGGTTGGTGCCTGTATGAACTATGACCAGAGACGGCCACTCCCTGCTCCTAGGAGAGCTTCAGGGTGCCCGCTCACTGTGTCCTGAGCCTTATCCTCAGTGCCCAGGCCAGTTTTACAGCTGTTTCAACTTGACGTTGGCAGGGGCCTGCTCTTCTATCTCCTCCTGCCTGGGAAGGACACTGCCCTGGGTTCCTATTCTTCCACCTCCCCCGCCTCTACACCAAGACCCTTCAGAGGCAGGCGACCCCCAGCCCTGGTCCTCAGCCCCCATGAACTGGCTCAGCACCCGCAGGAGGGTCAGGCTTACTGCCTCCCATCTTCCCCTTCGTGTCTTGAAGTGGGAAGCGCGTGACTGGGCTCCCTCTATGAAGACCACACACGTGAACAGCAGCTCATTACCAGCCTGATTTCAGGATTAACTTTTATGCAGCCATGGAGTGAGTGAACATGCATGATTCCTAGTGTGATGTCAGAACACGTAGGCCTCCAGAGGGATGCCATGCATGTGAGCAAAGGCAGGCAGCCTGACTGGTACTTGGCATCTCAGGACTtagctggagggaggagggaagaaccGCACTATGGCAGAGGCCGCAGCCACTGTGGGGCACCTGATGTCCCCCAGACCTAAACAGCTGGGCTTCCCCACTCCTCAGCAGATGACCCGAGACCGGTGTTCCAGAAACTGCCCCCACAGATTCTTCTGCTGTCTTCCCATTCCCGGGACCAGCTCTGGCACCTGCCTGAGGGATGCTGGGCCCCTGGCTcctctgctttttccttttttaaaaaatatttatttttagatggagtcttgctcgtcgcccaggctggagtgcaattgcatgatacctgctcactgcaacctccgcctcccaggctcaagcgattctcctgcctcagcctcccgagtagctgggattacaggcacgtaccaccacacccactaat is a genomic window containing:
- the LOC102143939 gene encoding all-trans-retinol 13,14-reductase-like; the protein is MAVVSLGNVSVRKGHELVNIYCPVVVSNAGLFNTYEHLLPGNARCLPGVKQQLGMVRPGLGMMSVFICLRGTKEDLHLPSTNYYVYHDTDMDQAMERYVSMPREEAVEHIPLLFIAFPSAKDPTWEDRFPDRSSMIMLIPSAYEWFEEWQAELKGKWGSDYETFKNSFVEASMSVVMKLFPQLEGKVESVTAGSPLTNQFYLAAPRGACYGADHDLGRLHPRVMASLRAQSPIPNLYLTGQDIFTCGLVGALQGALLCSSAILKRNLYSDLKDLGSRIQAQKKKN